In one Pseudomonas sp. 31-12 genomic region, the following are encoded:
- a CDS encoding GH36-type glycosyl hydrolase domain-containing protein yields the protein MNSIWTRIQKVFPRSSGFWRTHLFPQPRFKYEPILRSELFSADQMASHGIALAGQHRLTTLSARDSMLHRLDDNEQLLKRSCTALTSAQLSSRRVTPAAEWLLDNYYLVEDHIRTARTHLPKGYSRELPRLINGPSAGLPRVYDIALETISHGDGRVDEDSLSRFIFSYQTVMPLALGELWAIPIMLRLALIENLRRVASRVMANADERNLADDWAERLIETSEQDIKSVVLTVADMARSAPPMTPAFVAEFTRRLQGQSAALALALNWIEQMLGETGSSIERQVQLDAQQQAADQVSIGNSIGSLRLLSATDWREFVESMSHVEQILHEDPAQVYRAMDFKTRDSYRHVIERLARRSPQHSEIQIARAAINLAAAGAASVSCPVLAHHVGYYLISAGLPTLERRLIARVPLHERWKRLLQQSPLVFYLAPVAFLTLIFAWPLLASAQRDGMPDAALLLMAIPCLIMTSRLAISLINWLVTFSLLPTTLPKMDFANGIPDGARSLVVIPTLIASLADVDELAEGLEVRFLANRDSNLYFALLSDFLDAPEESQPQDAELLTQASRAITLLNEKYADGLGDRFFLLHRPRRWNASEHVWMGHERKRGKLIELNALLRGNGQDRFNAIVGDITPLRGVRYVITLDTDTLLPRDVARQCVAAMMHPLNRPLFDSAGEQIISGYAVLQPRVGIGLTSATRSIYARLFGSDAGVDPYTRTVSDVYQDLFQQGSFIGKGIYDVDAFTCALEGCLPDNQILSHDLIEGCYARSGLLSDVQVYEQYPSRYGADVNRRHRWIRGDWQLLPWTLPWARNADGKWVRNRLSVMARWKILDNLRRSLEPLALLLMFAWGWFASSQPMNWTLTVIGLMVIQPLLRAVTDLMQAPADVSFGQYLRALLADLAKDLARACLTLAWLPFEMFYSADAILRSLWRIGFSRRRLLQWQPSREVERTTDNRLSGLYRQMWIEPASALIAVALLVNDPQTLAIASPLLLSWLVGPWIAWRLSLAPRQSVFAPSADDLRFLRLLARKTWAFFDQYVGPQDHWLPPDNVQEQPRPAVAHRTSPTNMGMSLLAHLAARDFAYLSTERLLSRLAASLDSMDGLERYRQHFYNWYDTLTLEPLRPHYVSTVDSGNLAGLLLTLRTGIEQLADAPLFSPAVIKGLRDTLDILIESQRASGTDENALNQLRKSLEQGSQTATTDALAELLQTSHLIVTGQQADTDEESLYWREAFTRQCIDWTEELQRYRLPTPLVTMESPGTLRQLAALNCADWAIDHHPRIEQVRTDARERLKTLERLALLATSLAQMDFSLLYDNQRDLFVIGYNAEECRLDTGYYDLLASEVRLTNFVAIAQGQIPQRAWFTLGRLLGENAGIPTLLSWSGSMFEYLMPMLVMPNYEGSLLDQTCRAAVSVQIEHGNRLGIPWGVSESGYNTVDAHFNYQYRAFGVQALGLQRGLSNDVVIAPYASALALMVDADAACKNLQRLALQGSSGRFGLYEAVDYTEARLPRGQPFVVVRSFMAHHQGMSLLALISRLLDQPMQRRFESDPALQSALLLLQERVPKSAAPYLQTAQAPALGDVGQGQDSGLRVFSDPGRKRPAVQLLSNGRYHVMLTSGGGGYSRRNEMAVTRWQEDTSQDNWGMFCYLRDVQTNTVWSAAHQPTLHKPESHEAIFCDSRAEFRARNLDFDTHLEIVVSPEDDIELRRLHITNRASSAKTLEITTYAEVVLTSPGNDAMHPAFSKLFVQTELLPALQAIVCSRRPRANDEPTPWMCHLLAAHGVDIDAISYETDRARFIGRGRSLVSPAALDADCQRLSGSAGPVLDPVVAIRCRITLQPGQQATIDLVTGVADSRDDCLYLINKYRDRHLADRVFDLSWTHSQVLLRQLNATLSDARLFEQMASSLLYANASMRADNAVLIANRRNQPGLWGQAISGDLPIVLLQIQSLDNIALVQQLIQAHAYWRQKGLVVDLLIWNEDQAGYRQQLQDAIMGLITSGSEAALLDRPGGIFVRPAQQMSTEDRVLVLSVARLVLSEELGSLAEQIHRRKGLPLHAPFVASRHYQAGPAPVRPNRPSLLLGNGYGGFSDDGSEYIVTGLAANPTPAPWVNVIANAHLGTVVSEAGSAYTWAENAHEFRLTPWHNDPVTDRSGEAIYLRDEETGHFWSASPQPCPGQGPYRTRHGFGYSVFEHEEDGIYSELWIYVALDAPIKFSRLLLTNRSGRSRSLSVTGYVEWVLGDLRSKSAMHVVTQSDPASGAFFARNAYSVEFSERVAFFDTDTVDHGISGDRTEFIGRSGSLASPAAMQHEGLSGRMGGGMDPCAALQVSVDLNDGDSKEVILRLGAASSSNAATQLVQRYRGRLAAAAELQKVREHWRSLLGAIHIETCEPAVDVMVNGWLMYQVIACRFQARSGYYQSGGAIGFRDQLQDSMAMIHTDPATVRAHLLLCAAHQYVEGDVQHWWHPPMNRGVRTACSDDFLWLVAATNRYVEMTADVDVLEEPVGYLEGRLLAAGEESYYDLPGVSHLRESLYQHCVRAIEHSLRRGHHGLPLMGSGDWNDGMNRVGHLGAGESVWLGFFSYQVLEQFAVTARLHGDHAFARRCSDSAVTLQRNLDQSAWDGAWYRRAWFDDGQVLGSASNEECRIDSIAQSWSVLSGAGPANRQIKAMQSLDEHLIKRRIRAVLLFDPPFDKGTLDPGYIKGYVPGVRENGGQYTHAAVWAGMAFAQLGEAGKSWELLNLINPAAPANNARIDTYKVEPYVMAADVYGAGPHAGRGGWTWYTGSAGWMYRLIVESLLGVLRSGRTLRIEPLMPAHWPGFILHYRFGKTLYHFDVRQGSSAFTSMTLDGQPLTDAALTLEDDGLERWVQVDCRARSPRPQALEYEHTADE from the coding sequence ATGAACAGCATATGGACACGCATACAGAAGGTATTTCCCCGCTCGTCCGGCTTTTGGCGGACTCATCTGTTTCCCCAGCCCCGATTCAAATACGAGCCCATCTTGCGCTCGGAGCTTTTTAGCGCCGACCAGATGGCCAGTCACGGCATCGCCCTGGCCGGGCAGCATCGCCTGACAACGCTGTCTGCGCGGGACTCGATGCTGCACCGGCTCGATGATAACGAGCAGTTGCTCAAACGCAGCTGCACGGCGCTGACCAGCGCTCAATTGTCCAGCCGACGAGTGACTCCGGCAGCGGAATGGTTGCTGGACAATTACTACCTGGTCGAAGACCACATCCGCACTGCCAGGACGCACCTGCCCAAAGGCTACAGCCGTGAGTTGCCACGCCTGATCAACGGCCCGTCCGCGGGACTGCCACGCGTCTATGACATCGCACTGGAGACCATTTCCCATGGCGACGGTCGGGTCGACGAAGACAGTCTGAGCCGCTTCATTTTCTCTTATCAGACCGTGATGCCACTGGCGCTGGGCGAACTGTGGGCAATACCGATCATGTTGCGCCTGGCGCTGATCGAAAACCTGCGGCGCGTGGCCTCGCGGGTCATGGCCAACGCCGACGAGCGCAATCTGGCTGATGACTGGGCCGAACGCTTGATCGAAACCTCGGAACAGGACATCAAGAGCGTGGTGCTGACCGTTGCCGACATGGCTCGCTCCGCACCGCCGATGACCCCCGCCTTTGTCGCCGAATTCACCCGCCGCCTGCAGGGCCAAAGTGCAGCCCTGGCCCTGGCGCTGAACTGGATCGAGCAAATGCTCGGTGAGACCGGCTCCAGCATCGAACGCCAGGTGCAGCTCGATGCGCAACAACAGGCAGCGGATCAGGTGTCCATAGGCAACAGCATCGGCAGCTTGCGTCTCTTGTCCGCCACGGACTGGCGCGAGTTCGTCGAGTCAATGAGTCACGTCGAACAGATTCTCCACGAAGACCCGGCGCAGGTTTACCGGGCGATGGATTTCAAAACCCGTGACAGCTACCGGCATGTCATTGAGCGCCTTGCCCGACGAAGCCCCCAGCACTCGGAAATCCAGATCGCCCGCGCCGCGATCAATCTCGCCGCAGCCGGAGCCGCCTCGGTCTCCTGCCCAGTGCTGGCTCACCACGTCGGGTATTACCTGATCAGCGCCGGGTTGCCGACCCTGGAGCGACGGCTCATCGCCCGAGTACCGCTTCATGAGCGCTGGAAACGGCTGTTGCAGCAGTCGCCGCTGGTGTTTTACCTGGCGCCGGTGGCTTTCCTGACGCTCATCTTCGCCTGGCCCCTGCTGGCTTCTGCACAGCGCGATGGAATGCCCGATGCGGCGCTTCTGCTGATGGCGATTCCATGCCTGATCATGACCAGCCGACTGGCAATCAGCCTGATCAACTGGTTAGTGACGTTCAGCCTGTTGCCGACGACGCTGCCGAAAATGGATTTTGCCAACGGTATTCCCGATGGCGCGCGAAGCCTGGTGGTGATCCCGACGCTGATCGCCAGCCTGGCCGATGTGGACGAACTGGCGGAAGGTCTCGAAGTGCGCTTTCTCGCCAACCGCGACAGCAACCTGTATTTCGCGTTGCTCAGCGATTTCCTCGATGCGCCTGAAGAGTCTCAGCCACAAGACGCCGAACTGCTCACACAGGCGTCCCGTGCAATCACCCTGCTCAATGAAAAATACGCGGATGGACTCGGCGACCGATTCTTTCTGTTGCATCGGCCACGGCGCTGGAACGCGAGCGAACACGTTTGGATGGGCCACGAGCGCAAACGCGGCAAGCTGATCGAGCTCAATGCCCTGCTGCGCGGCAATGGACAGGACCGTTTCAACGCCATTGTCGGCGACATCACGCCGTTGCGCGGCGTGCGTTACGTCATCACGCTGGACACAGACACCCTGCTGCCGCGCGATGTCGCTCGCCAATGTGTGGCGGCGATGATGCACCCGTTGAATCGTCCGTTGTTCGACAGTGCTGGCGAGCAGATCATTTCCGGCTACGCGGTGTTGCAACCGCGAGTCGGCATCGGCCTGACCAGCGCCACGCGCTCGATCTACGCCCGGCTGTTTGGCAGTGATGCCGGTGTCGATCCTTACACCCGGACGGTGTCGGACGTTTACCAGGATCTGTTCCAGCAAGGTTCCTTCATCGGCAAGGGCATCTACGATGTCGATGCGTTCACCTGCGCACTGGAAGGCTGCTTGCCGGATAACCAGATTCTGAGCCACGACCTGATCGAGGGGTGTTATGCACGATCCGGCCTGCTCAGTGACGTGCAGGTCTACGAGCAATACCCCTCGCGCTACGGTGCCGATGTCAATCGCCGGCATCGCTGGATACGCGGCGACTGGCAGCTGCTGCCGTGGACTTTACCCTGGGCGCGCAACGCCGATGGCAAATGGGTGCGCAACAGGCTGAGCGTCATGGCACGCTGGAAGATTCTGGATAATCTGCGACGCAGCCTGGAACCGCTGGCGCTGTTGTTGATGTTTGCATGGGGCTGGTTTGCCAGCAGTCAGCCCATGAACTGGACCCTGACAGTCATCGGGTTGATGGTGATTCAACCGTTGCTCCGGGCGGTGACCGATCTGATGCAGGCCCCCGCCGATGTGTCCTTTGGACAATACCTGAGGGCGTTGCTGGCAGATCTTGCGAAGGACCTGGCCCGGGCATGCCTGACGCTCGCCTGGCTGCCCTTCGAGATGTTCTACAGCGCCGATGCAATCCTGCGCTCGCTCTGGCGAATCGGCTTTAGCAGACGCCGGCTGTTGCAATGGCAGCCCTCGCGCGAGGTGGAGCGCACGACCGATAACCGTCTGTCCGGCCTCTATCGCCAGATGTGGATCGAGCCGGCATCGGCCCTCATCGCGGTGGCCCTGTTGGTGAACGACCCGCAGACGCTGGCCATCGCCAGTCCGCTGCTGTTGTCGTGGCTGGTGGGCCCCTGGATCGCCTGGCGGCTCAGTTTGGCGCCCAGGCAGTCGGTGTTTGCCCCCTCGGCAGATGATCTGCGTTTCCTGCGGTTGCTGGCGCGCAAAACCTGGGCGTTCTTCGATCAATACGTCGGGCCGCAAGATCACTGGCTGCCACCGGACAACGTGCAGGAACAACCCCGGCCTGCCGTTGCCCATCGGACCTCGCCGACCAACATGGGCATGTCCCTGCTCGCCCATCTGGCCGCTCGCGATTTCGCGTACTTGAGCACCGAACGACTGCTGTCCCGGCTTGCGGCATCGCTGGACAGCATGGACGGACTGGAGCGTTATCGGCAGCACTTCTACAACTGGTACGACACGCTGACCCTCGAACCGCTGCGCCCGCATTACGTCTCCACCGTCGACAGCGGTAACCTGGCGGGCCTGCTGCTGACCTTGCGCACCGGCATCGAGCAGCTTGCAGACGCCCCGCTGTTCAGCCCTGCCGTGATCAAGGGTCTGCGCGATACCCTCGATATCCTCATAGAGTCCCAACGCGCTTCAGGGACGGATGAAAACGCCCTGAATCAATTGCGAAAAAGCCTTGAACAAGGCTCGCAAACGGCGACCACTGACGCGTTGGCAGAGCTGCTGCAAACCTCTCACCTGATCGTCACAGGCCAGCAAGCGGACACCGATGAGGAAAGCCTCTACTGGCGAGAAGCGTTTACCCGTCAATGCATCGACTGGACAGAAGAACTGCAACGCTATCGCCTCCCTACCCCCCTGGTGACGATGGAGTCGCCTGGCACCTTGCGTCAGCTGGCAGCGCTGAATTGCGCTGACTGGGCAATCGACCATCACCCTCGAATCGAGCAGGTCCGCACCGACGCCAGGGAGCGCCTGAAGACCCTGGAACGTCTGGCCTTATTAGCGACGTCATTGGCGCAAATGGATTTCTCGTTGCTTTACGACAATCAGCGTGACCTGTTCGTCATCGGTTACAACGCCGAAGAATGCCGGCTCGACACCGGCTATTACGACCTGCTGGCATCCGAGGTGCGGCTCACCAATTTCGTGGCCATCGCCCAAGGACAGATTCCCCAACGCGCCTGGTTCACCCTGGGAAGACTGCTGGGCGAAAACGCTGGCATACCGACGTTGCTGTCCTGGTCGGGGTCAATGTTTGAATACCTGATGCCAATGCTGGTGATGCCCAACTATGAAGGCAGCCTGCTGGACCAGACTTGCCGCGCCGCCGTGTCGGTGCAAATCGAGCATGGCAACAGGCTGGGCATTCCCTGGGGCGTTTCGGAATCGGGTTACAACACCGTCGACGCGCACTTCAATTATCAATACCGCGCCTTCGGCGTTCAGGCGCTCGGGCTCCAGCGCGGGCTAAGCAATGACGTCGTCATAGCGCCTTATGCCAGCGCCCTGGCGTTGATGGTCGATGCCGATGCGGCCTGCAAAAACCTGCAACGCCTTGCCCTGCAAGGCTCTTCGGGGCGTTTCGGCCTGTATGAAGCGGTGGATTACACCGAGGCCCGCTTACCGCGCGGCCAACCCTTCGTCGTGGTCCGGTCGTTCATGGCGCACCACCAGGGCATGAGCCTGCTGGCCTTGATCAGCCGACTGCTCGATCAACCGATGCAACGGCGATTCGAGTCCGACCCGGCGCTGCAATCAGCCCTGCTGCTGTTGCAGGAGAGGGTGCCCAAATCCGCCGCGCCCTACCTGCAAACCGCCCAGGCGCCGGCACTCGGCGATGTTGGCCAAGGCCAGGATTCGGGGCTTCGGGTGTTCTCGGATCCGGGACGCAAACGTCCAGCCGTGCAATTGCTCTCCAACGGTCGCTACCACGTCATGCTGACCAGCGGCGGCGGTGGTTACAGCCGCCGCAATGAAATGGCCGTCACCCGTTGGCAGGAAGACACTTCACAGGACAATTGGGGGATGTTCTGCTACCTGCGCGATGTCCAGACCAACACGGTGTGGTCGGCTGCGCATCAACCGACTTTGCATAAACCCGAGAGCCACGAGGCGATCTTCTGCGACTCCCGGGCAGAGTTTCGCGCACGCAACCTGGATTTCGACACGCATCTGGAGATTGTTGTCTCGCCTGAAGACGACATCGAACTGCGCCGCCTGCACATCACCAACCGAGCCTCATCCGCCAAGACACTGGAGATCACCACCTACGCCGAAGTCGTGCTGACTTCTCCCGGCAACGACGCGATGCACCCGGCATTCAGCAAGCTGTTCGTGCAGACCGAATTACTGCCGGCGCTCCAGGCCATTGTCTGCAGCCGCCGCCCCCGGGCCAACGATGAACCGACGCCGTGGATGTGCCATTTGCTGGCTGCACACGGGGTGGACATTGATGCGATCTCGTACGAAACCGATCGCGCCCGGTTCATCGGCCGAGGGCGCAGCCTGGTGTCACCTGCCGCCCTGGATGCCGATTGCCAGCGCTTGTCAGGCAGTGCAGGCCCGGTGCTTGATCCGGTGGTCGCGATTCGCTGCAGGATTACCCTGCAACCCGGCCAACAGGCAACCATCGACCTGGTCACCGGAGTCGCCGACAGTCGCGACGATTGCCTCTATCTCATCAACAAATACCGCGACCGTCACCTCGCCGACCGGGTGTTCGACCTGTCCTGGACCCATAGCCAGGTGCTTTTGCGTCAACTCAATGCCACGTTGTCCGACGCCCGTCTGTTCGAGCAGATGGCCTCGTCGCTGCTTTATGCAAACGCCTCGATGCGCGCCGACAATGCAGTGCTGATTGCCAATCGACGCAATCAGCCGGGACTCTGGGGTCAGGCCATTTCCGGCGATCTGCCTATCGTTCTGCTGCAGATCCAGAGCCTGGACAATATCGCCTTGGTGCAGCAGTTGATTCAGGCCCACGCCTACTGGCGGCAAAAAGGGTTGGTGGTCGACCTGTTGATCTGGAACGAAGATCAGGCGGGCTATCGCCAGCAACTGCAGGACGCGATCATGGGCCTTATCACCTCCGGCAGTGAAGCCGCTTTGCTGGATCGTCCGGGCGGGATTTTTGTGCGCCCCGCGCAGCAGATGTCGACAGAAGATCGCGTGCTGGTCCTTTCGGTGGCCAGGCTGGTGCTGAGCGAAGAGCTGGGCAGTCTCGCGGAACAGATTCATCGACGCAAAGGATTGCCGTTGCACGCGCCGTTTGTTGCGAGCCGGCATTATCAGGCCGGGCCGGCACCGGTACGACCGAACCGTCCCTCACTGCTGCTGGGCAATGGATATGGCGGTTTCAGCGACGATGGCAGTGAGTACATTGTCACCGGGCTGGCAGCCAATCCGACACCCGCGCCCTGGGTCAATGTGATTGCCAATGCACACCTCGGCACCGTGGTCTCGGAAGCCGGCAGTGCGTATACCTGGGCCGAGAACGCCCATGAATTTCGCCTGACGCCGTGGCACAACGACCCGGTCACCGATCGGAGCGGAGAAGCCATTTACCTGCGCGATGAAGAGACCGGGCACTTCTGGTCGGCATCGCCTCAGCCCTGCCCCGGGCAAGGCCCATACCGGACCCGCCATGGTTTCGGCTATAGCGTGTTCGAGCATGAAGAGGACGGCATTTACAGCGAGCTGTGGATCTATGTAGCGCTGGATGCGCCGATCAAATTCTCGCGACTGTTATTGACCAACCGCTCGGGACGCAGCCGATCATTGTCGGTCACCGGGTATGTGGAATGGGTGCTGGGCGATCTGCGCAGCAAGTCGGCGATGCATGTGGTCACCCAATCGGATCCCGCCAGCGGTGCCTTCTTCGCCCGCAACGCCTACTCGGTGGAGTTTTCCGAGCGGGTGGCCTTCTTTGACACCGACACAGTCGATCACGGTATCAGCGGCGACCGTACTGAATTCATCGGCCGCAGTGGCAGCCTCGCCTCACCGGCAGCGATGCAACATGAAGGGTTGTCTGGGCGCATGGGGGGCGGCATGGACCCTTGCGCCGCCCTGCAAGTGTCGGTTGATCTCAACGATGGCGACAGCAAGGAAGTCATCTTGCGCCTTGGGGCGGCCTCGTCCAGCAATGCCGCTACCCAACTGGTGCAACGCTATCGGGGCAGACTGGCGGCCGCAGCAGAATTGCAAAAGGTACGGGAACACTGGCGCTCATTGCTCGGGGCCATTCATATCGAAACATGCGAGCCGGCGGTCGATGTCATGGTCAACGGCTGGTTGATGTATCAGGTCATCGCCTGCCGATTCCAGGCCCGAAGCGGCTACTACCAGTCGGGTGGCGCCATCGGTTTTCGCGATCAGTTGCAGGACAGTATGGCGATGATCCATACCGATCCGGCCACAGTGCGAGCGCATCTGTTGCTGTGCGCCGCCCATCAGTACGTGGAAGGCGACGTGCAACACTGGTGGCACCCGCCGATGAATCGAGGGGTTCGCACCGCCTGCTCCGACGACTTTTTGTGGCTGGTGGCCGCCACCAACCGCTATGTCGAAATGACCGCCGATGTGGATGTACTGGAAGAGCCCGTCGGGTACCTGGAAGGACGCTTACTGGCGGCTGGCGAGGAGTCCTACTATGACCTCCCGGGCGTATCGCACCTGCGAGAATCCCTTTACCAACACTGCGTGCGCGCCATTGAACATAGCCTGCGCCGCGGTCATCACGGGCTGCCGCTGATGGGCTCGGGTGACTGGAACGACGGCATGAATCGCGTCGGCCATCTGGGTGCAGGAGAAAGTGTCTGGCTGGGCTTCTTCAGTTATCAGGTGCTGGAGCAATTTGCGGTGACCGCCCGCCTGCACGGTGATCACGCATTTGCCAGGCGCTGCAGCGACAGCGCGGTGACACTGCAACGCAACCTCGATCAAAGTGCCTGGGACGGCGCCTGGTATCGCCGTGCCTGGTTCGATGACGGGCAAGTGCTCGGCTCGGCGAGCAATGAAGAATGTCGCATCGATTCCATTGCTCAAAGCTGGTCAGTGCTGTCAGGGGCCGGACCTGCCAACCGCCAGATCAAGGCCATGCAATCCTTGGATGAGCATCTGATCAAACGTCGCATCCGCGCCGTGTTGCTGTTTGATCCACCGTTCGACAAGGGCACCCTGGACCCGGGCTATATCAAGGGCTACGTGCCTGGCGTGCGCGAGAATGGAGGTCAGTACACCCATGCCGCCGTCTGGGCGGGCATGGCGTTTGCGCAGTTGGGTGAAGCCGGCAAATCGTGGGAACTGCTGAATCTGATCAACCCTGCCGCGCCGGCCAACAACGCTCGAATCGACACCTACAAGGTCGAGCCCTATGTCATGGCCGCGGACGTCTACGGCGCCGGTCCCCATGCCGGGCGCGGTGGCTGGACCTGGTACACCGGTTCCGCCGGCTGGATGTACCGGCTGATTGTCGAATCATTGCTGGGCGTACTACGCAGCGGCCGTACGCTCAGAATCGAACCGTTGATGCCCGCTCACTGGCCGGGTTTCATCTTGCACTACCGCTTTGGCAAAACCCTCTACCACTTTGATGTGCGTCAAGGCAGTTCGGCCTTCACCTCGATGACCCTCGACGGCCAGCCATTGACTGACGCAGCGCTGACACTGGAGGACGACGGCCTGGAGCGCTGGGTTCAGGTCGATTGTCGCGCCCGATCACCCAGGCCTCAGGCGCTGGAATACGAGCACACCGCCGATGAATAG
- a CDS encoding Crp/Fnr family transcriptional regulator, producing the protein MPASPKPSDNHLLAALPADDLQRLVPHLEQVSLALGDVLYEPGDTLRHVYFPTDSIVSLLHVTENGSSAEIAVVGNEGLIGIALFMGGESTSSRAVVQSAGTAFRLPGQKLKKEFNRHGDLLLLMLRYTQALITQMSQTALCNRHHSIDQQLCRWLLLSLERLHGNRLNMTQELISNMLGVRREGVTEAAGKLQRQGVIEYSRGQITVLDRARLERLSCECYLVVKTETDRLLHYTRRQDE; encoded by the coding sequence ATGCCTGCTTCTCCCAAGCCAAGCGACAATCATCTCCTTGCAGCGCTGCCGGCCGACGACCTCCAGCGCCTTGTTCCGCACCTGGAGCAGGTCAGCCTGGCGCTAGGCGATGTGCTGTATGAACCGGGAGACACCTTGCGGCACGTTTACTTTCCGACGGACTCCATCGTGTCCCTGCTGCATGTCACGGAAAACGGCTCATCAGCAGAGATTGCCGTGGTCGGAAACGAAGGGCTGATCGGTATTGCGCTGTTCATGGGCGGCGAAAGCACGTCTAGCCGCGCGGTGGTGCAAAGTGCCGGAACTGCGTTTCGTCTGCCCGGGCAAAAACTCAAGAAAGAGTTCAACCGTCATGGCGACCTGCTCCTGCTGATGCTGCGTTACACCCAGGCGCTGATCACACAGATGTCACAAACCGCCCTGTGCAACCGCCATCATTCGATCGATCAGCAACTGTGTCGATGGCTCCTGCTGTCGCTGGAACGCCTGCACGGCAATCGCCTGAACATGACCCAGGAGCTGATCTCCAACATGCTGGGTGTGCGCCGCGAAGGCGTCACCGAAGCAGCCGGCAAACTACAGCGCCAAGGCGTCATCGAGTACAGCCGAGGCCAGATCACCGTACTGGATCGAGCGCGCCTCGAACGACTGAGCTGCGAGTGCTACCTTGTGGTCAAGACCGAGACCGATCGGCTGCTGCATTACACCCGCCGTCAGGACGAGTGA